TGATGCTGCACTATCGGCTAGGTTAGCGAAGCTTTGGATATTGCCAATCATGTGAGTGAAAGCGGCTGCTTCGTCGGGTGAAGCAGTAGGAGATGGTTCCACCTGACTGATTTCGCCCAGCACGCGCATGATGGGCTCCAACTCCCGCTTGCGGCGCTCCTTCAGGATGAGCGTTGCCACGCGGTAGATATCCTTTTCGGCGAAAAAGAACTCGCGCCGTTCGCCGGGGCGCAATTCCTTACGCACAAGGCCCCAGTCCATGAGGGCGCGCACGTTCATATTGGCGTTGCCTCGCGAAATCTGTAGCTGCTCCATAATGTCCTCGGTGCTCAACGCTCCTACCGAAACCAGCAGCAACGCGTGTACCTGCGCCATCGTCCGGCTCACCCCCCAGGCCGAACCGAGGGTGCCCCAGCCTTCAATAAATTTGCGCTTGGCTTCGTCGAGTTGCATATCCTAAAGGTATATCCATTTCTCAAACTTTCAATACATATTGAAAATAAATTTAGTCGTTAATTTTTCACCGTAGCGTACCTGTGGAGCCACGTAGAAAAAAGTGTAAGAGCATAATTTTGAACTATTGGTTTTGTCTAAAACATCCGTTGAGTTGATGGGAAGCTATTAAGCAGGCGTAGTGTTCTAAAATAGGTTATTATTAAATGATATAGATATAAGACAAGACATTACAATAGTGCAACTACGGGTGATTGTGTCATAGAAAAGATCAACTACTACAAAGACCTACCGGTGGGCTGCGGCGTAAAACCCGGCAATGGAATCTACCACAACATCTGCTGCCCAGTCAAATCTGCCGGATCGGTTGTCGTCCGAGGTCGAGGCCCCGGTAGTGGTTCCCGTAATTGAGGAGCGGGCTGTCGTAAGCCGTGAAGTAGTAGAAACTGCGCGAGTGCGCCTGACCAAAACTGTTCACGAACGGGAGGAGGTGCTCAACCTGCCTCTGCAACACGAGGAAGTGCAGGTAGAGCGTGTTCCGGTCAACCAGTTCGTGGCAGATGGCGCGGCGCCGCCCGGTGTCCGTCACCAGGGCGACACCACCGTTATTCCGGTGCTGCGCGAAGTAATTGTAACACGCCTGCTTGTCGTAGAGGAAATACACGTCACCAAGCGTACCGTTACAGCCACTCATACCGAGCCCATTACGCTGCGGCACGAAGAACTAACCGTTGACCGGCACCCAGCGCCTGGTGCGGCCGGTCATGGTTCTGCTGAGGCAGCCCCGGCCGGCACCCCCCACCTGTAACCTGCCAATAACCTATTCACCTAATTTCTTTTCCATTTCCCATGAACCAGACCGTAGTAGGAATTTTTGATAGCGCCGAAGAAGCGCAGCAAGCCGCCCGCCAACTCGCCGCCGCCGGCTTCACCAAGGACTATGTAGACGTGGCCTCGTCCAGCGCCTACCGTAATGCCAGCGGCACTGCTACCACCTCAGCAGCCACTACCAGCTCGTCGGCTTCAGATGACGACAGCATCGGTGGCTTCTTCCGCAACCTGTTTGGGGGCGACGATGATGAGAATGCCCGCCGCTATTCGCATGTAGCCCGCCAAAGCAGCTCCTTAGTAACGGTGCATTGCCACTCGGCCGAAAACGCCCGCCAAGCCGCTGAGATTCTGGACCAGGCCGGGGCAATTGACGTAGAGGAACGGGCTGCCCAAACGGGCTATGCCCTGGGCAATAACCTGCAAGCCAGCGGCACGGCTAGCACTCAAGGCGCCGTATCGGCCCAGGTAATCGAAGAAAACCTGCAAGTAGGCAAGCGGGTGGAGCAGACCGGGGGTGCCCGCCTGCGCAGCCGCATCGTGGAGCGCCCGGTAGAAGCTCATGTACGTCTGCGTGAAGAGCACGTAACCGTGGAGCGCACTCCTGTAAACCGTCCCGCTACCGAAGCTGATTTCGCAGCCTTCAAGGAAGGCCAAGTTGAAATCACGGAAAGCGCCGAGCGGGCCGTAGTAGGCAAAGAAGCCCGTGTGGTAGAGGAAGTTACCTTGGGTAAAGAAGTGACTGAGCGTGAGGAAACTATCCGGGACACCGTGCGCAAAACCGAGGTGGACATCGAGCGTCTCGACAACACCACGGGCACCGGCACAACCGGCGACACCAACCGTTCTTAACTTTCCAGCGCAGGTTACGCTACCTGCTACTGCAACTGAAAAGGGCGCCAAAACTGGCGCCCTTTTTTTGTTTACTACCGCCTAGGTGCAGTAGTCAGAAGTACTTGAATCCGCGCCTAAATCAGCTGGCAGGCGTCGATTTCCATTTCGCGCATGCGGCGGATAAACTCCTTGGGCTCGATGCGGTAGCGGCGCGAGTAGGTGTCTACGGTAAGGTGCTCGTGGGGCTCGGCGAATTTGATTTCCAGCTTCTTGGAGCCCTGGCAGCCTTCCACCGCCTCCATAAACCGGTCCATAAAGGGCTCGGTGATGGTGCGCAGGTCGAGCTGCACCCGCACGCCGTTGGCCAGCTTCTCGGCCACGTTGAACAGGGGCTCCATGGTCAGAATTTTGAACTCGAACTGGTCGGAGTCGCGGAAGCGCTGCTGGTACTTGCCCCGAATGTACATGGGGGGCACCTGCTCTTTGTCGTAGTTACGCGGATTAATCAGGGCCGAAAAGCGGGTGTAGTCGTCGCGGAACAGGGCCAGGTTGAGGCTGGAGTCGTAGTCTTCCACGTTGAAGGACACGAAGGGCTGGCCGGTCTTGGTGGTCTTGAACAGGACGTTGGAAATCAGCCCGGCCACGGTTACTTCGCGGTTCTTGTAGTTTTCCACCTTATCAAGTCCGCAGGTGCAGTACGAGTCGATTTCCAGCTTGAAATCGTCGAGCGGATGGCCGGAAAGGTAGAAGCCTACCACCTCTTTCTCGCGGCGCAGCTGCTCAGTGGCGGGCCAGGGCTCCATGTCGGGCACCTTGGGCAGGGGCATGGCTACGGCCCCGAAGGCGCCGCCACCGAACAAACTCTGCTGAGCCGATTCCTGCTCCTGCTGGTACTGCTGGCCCAGGCGCACGGCCTTGTCAATCAGGTTCTGGTCGCCGCCGGGAGCTTCCACGAACTGCCGGCGGTGGTAGCGCTCAAACGAGTCGAAAGCGCCCGCCAAAGCCAAACTTTCGAAAGTTTTTTTGTTGACAGCCCGCAGGTTCACGCGCTTCGAGAAGTCAAACAGGTCGGTATAGGGGCCCTTCTTCTCGCGCTCCGCCACAATGCTTTCAATGGCGGCTTCGCCGGCGCCTTTCACGGCAGCCATGCCAAAGCGGATCTGGCCCTTCTCGTTTACGTTGAACTTCAGGATGGATTCGTTTACGTCGGGGCCGAGTACGGCCACGCCCTGGCGGCGGGCTTCCTCGATGAAGAAGGTCACCTTCTTGATGTCGCCCATGTTGTTGGTGAGCACCGCGGCCATGTACTCGGCGGGGTAGTTGGCCTTGAGGTAGCCGGTTTGGTAAGCCACCACGGAGTAGGCGGCTGAGTGGGAGCGGTTGAAGCCGTAGGCCGCAAACTTCTCCATCACGTCGAACACCTCGTTGGCTTTCTTCTCCTTGATGCCGTGCAGCTCGGCCGCCCCCTTGCAGAACTTCTCCCGCTCCTGGGCCATCTTCTTCATGTCCTTTTTGCCCATGGCCCGGCGCAGCAGGTCGGCGCCGCCCAGGGAGTAGCCGGCCAGAATCTGGGCGGCCTGCATAATCTGCTCCTGGTACACCATAATGCCCTGGGAGTAGTTCAGGATGGGCTCCAGCAGCTCGTGCGGGTACTCGATTTGCTCCCGGCCGTGCTTGCGGTTGATGAAGTTCGGGATGAACTGCATGGGGCCCGGCCGGTACAGGGCGTTCATGGCAATCAGGTCCTCGATGTTGGTGGGCTTGAGGTCCTTGAGGTACATGCGCATGCCCTCCGACTCGAACTGGAACGTACCGATGGTGTCGCCGCGCTGGTACAGCTCGTAGGTTTTGGGGTCGTCGAGCGGAATCTGGTCAATGTCGATGGTGATGCCGTGGTTTTTCTCAATCAGAGCCAGGGCGTCCACGATAATCGTGAGCGTCTTCAGGCCCAGAAAGTCCATTTTCAGCATCCCGGCACTCTCAATCACCTTGCCGTCGAACTGCGTGACCAAGAGGTCTGAGTCCTTGGACGTGGACACCGGAATGTACTTGGTGATGTCGTCGGGGGCGATGATGACGCCGGCGGCGTGAATGCCGGTGTTGCGCACCGAGCCTTCCAGCTTGTGGGCCAGGCGCAGAATCTGGCCGCGCAGGTTGTCGGGGGCTTCGTCCCGGAGGATATAATCCAACTCCGGGTTTTCGGCAAAAGCCCCGGCCAGGGTGGTGCCGGGCTTTTCGGGCACCATCTTGGCCAGCTCGTTGGTGGCCGGCAGGGGCAGCTCCATGGCCCGCGCCACGTCCTTGATGCTGCTTTTGGCGGCCATGGTACCGAAAGTGATAATCTGGGCCACCTGGGTTTTGCCGTACTTGTCCACCACGTAGTCGATGACGCGCTGGCGGTTCACGTCGTCGAAGTCGATGTCGATATCGGGCATGGACACCCGCTCCGGGTTCAGGAAACGCTCGAACAGCAGGCTATACTTAATGGGGTCGATGTTGGTGATACCCACGCAGTACGCCACGGCCGAGCCCGCCGCCGAGCCCCGGCCCGGCCCCACGGCCACGCCCATGTCGCGGCCCCGGTTGATAAAGTCCTGCACGATGAGGAAGTAGCCGGCAAAGCCCATGGCTTCGATGATGCGCAGCTCATAATCCAGCCGCTCCTCGATTTCGGGCGTACGCTCGGAGTAGCGGGGGCGGGGCCCATCGAAAGCACCTTTGTAGGTAAGGTGGCACAGGTAGGCGTCGGCGGTAGGGTGCTCGGCGGGCAGCGGGAAGTTGGGAAGCAGAATGTCGCGCTGGAGCTTGGGCGGCGTGATTTTATCAACGATTTCGTTGGTGTTGTCCACGCTTTCCGGCACGTCCTGGAACAGCCGGTTCATCTCCTCCTGGCTTTTGAAGTAGAACTGGTCGTTGGGGAAGCCGAAGCGGGAGCGGGGCTTGGGCATCTGGGCTTCCTCGTCGATGCGCATAAGCTGGCGCCGCACCTGGTCGTCGGAGGAGGCCAGGGGCCGCAAGTTGTCGAGGTGGTCGTAGAGTACCTTGTTGTCGGAAGACAGCAAGCGGAAGTACTTGGTCTGGAAGTCGCCTACCGGAATGCTGTGCTCCTCGCCGGTATTCACGCACAAAAGCAGGTCGTGGGGCGCAAAGTCCGTTTGGTCGACGTAGTGGGAGTCGTTGGTGCAGATAACCTTGACGTTGTACTTCTTGGCCCACTTCAGCAAGGTCTGGTTGAGGTCCTCCTGGCTTTTGCCGGTGTTGTCGATGTTCATCAGCCCGTGCCGCTGAATCTCGATGTAGTAGTCCTCGCCAAACACGTCCAGCCACCACTTCAGCAGCTCCTCGGCCTTTTCCTCGGTTTCCCACAGCAAAGCCTGCGGAATCTCGGCCCCGATGCAGCAGCTGGTGGCAATCAGGCCCTCATGGTATTGCAGCAGCAGCTCCTTGTCGATGCGCGGGTACTTCGAGTACACGCCTTCGATGAAGCTCATGGAGCAGAGCTTAGCCAGGTTGTGGTAGCCGGCCTGGTCTTTGGCCAGCAGCAGCTGGTGGTAACGGTTGTCCCGCTCGCCCTTCTCCCGGCTGAAGCTCTTTTTGTGCCGGTCTTCTACCAGGTAAAACTCACAGCCCACAATGGGCTTCACGTTGTACTTATTGGCCTCGGCCACAAAGTTGAACGCCCCGAACATGTTGCCGTGGTCGGTGAGGGCCACGGCGGGCATACCGTCGGCCTGGGCCTTTTTCATCAGCTGGCTGATGCTGGCCTGGCCGTCGAGCAGAGAGTACTGAGTATGGCAATGCAGGTGTGAGAAGGTAGGCATGGGCTGGCAAGCGCAGCGCCGTTGGGGCGCAGCGTAAGGTAAAGTTACCCGCGAATTAGAGGTTATAGGATACATTAACACTTTATCGCATATTGCGTATCGCGATACGCAATATGCGGTACGCAATAAAACCCTCTTACAATGGCAGTTCATAAAGGAATGAGACCCCAGGATGTAGTGGTACTTCTAAAGCTGATAAGCATGAGTACATATGAGGCTACACATAGCTTTGCCCTTGGGCAAATCCACTTAGCGGTTTCCCTAGGCTTAAGTCAATCCGAGATATCGAACTCATTGCAACGGAGTAGGATAGTAGGCTTGGTTAGCGAGAATAAAAGGGAGGTGTACCGACAAAATCTTCTTGAATTTCTCCTATATGGTCTACCCTATGTATTCCCAGCGGAGCCTGGAGTCGTAGTTATTGGAATGCCAACAGCTCATTCAGCTCCACCGTTGAGTAACATTATTATGAGCCAAGAACCATATGTTTGGCCTGACATAGAAGGAACTACGCGTGGGCAAGCAGTTGAGCCTTTATATAATAAAGTGCCGCATGCTGCTAAGGGAGACCCCCGGTTGTATGAATTACTAGCTTTAACGGATGCGTTACGGGTTGGCCGGGCACGTGAAAAAAAAATAGCTCAGCAAAAAATCAAAGAATACTTCGATGAATAACCACCGAAATACGCTTGTACTACAAGCAGTGGCTAATGCTTTAGGAGATATGCGTTATGAAGTTGTCTTTGTGGGTGGTGCTACCGTTGGGCTGTACGGCGACGCAAGAATAGCTCCTGAGTCGCGGCCTACGGAAGACGTGGACTGCATTATTGAGCTGGCTTCTTACGGAGAATTCGCGGCAATAGAAGAGAAGCTCCGCCGCCGGGGATTCCGGAATGATCCGACTAGTAAAGTACAGATACGATGGGTATGGCAGGGGTACACTGTAGATGTAATGCCAACTGATGAACGGATACTCGGCTTCAGCAACCCATGGTACAAAACGGGTATGCAGACAGCCGTAGAGTATGTATTGCCTGATGCTAGCGCCATTCGCATTTTGGATGCTCCGCATCTACTTGGTACCAAGTTTTGCGCTATGCGAAACCGCGGGGAAGACCTACGCTACGATTCCGACTTTGAGGATATTTTATATGTATTAACCTATCGACCACAAGTAGTAGAAGAGGTGGCAGGCAGTCTACCGAATCTACGTGCTTATCTGACAAATGAAGCCATTGATTTAATAGGCCGGAAAGATATTCAGGTAGTACTTGATGCGGCTAAAGACCGGGATATTACTGTAGAAATACTATTGAACCGTTTGCGTCAACTAGCACAAACGTAAGTTAAGTAAGTCATGCTTACTTCTCAGTCCGCTCAAATTCGAGTGCTGGGTTCATCAGCACGTCGCGGCTGATTTCGGCGGCCAATAGCTGTAGGTGGCGCCGCCGTAAGCCGGCACAAGCGGATGCACAGAAAATCCGTATGCGGGTCGGTGTATGCAGCGTCCTCGGCTTCAGAGTAGATGCCGGCCCACCCGAAGTCATGGGTGAAGAGAAAGCTGACGGCAAATAAGTCCAAAGACTGCATTTCCGGCTTCGCTGCCTTTCGCTCCAGCACGATACTCTGAAAGGTACTATTCTGCAACCGCTCATCCCGGCCACCTACATAATTGGCTGTAGTCCCACGCCAATGGTATACGAAAGAAAACAGCCCTTTGGGGCCGTTTCTTAGTACACTTAGACAGTACTTTAAGGCTACTTGGTGGCTTTCACCTGCAATTCTTCGCCTATCTTAACCTTCTCCGTAGTCTTGCCATTCCATTCCTGCAATTGAGCAGGCGTAACACCGTACTGGCGGGCAATGCTGAACAGGGTCTCGCCTTTCTGCACGGTATGGCGTGTGGCGGCAGCAGGTTTCGGGGCAGTCGGTTTTGGGTTGGTTTCAGTTGAAGTTAGTTTAGAAGCGGGGCTACCCGCAACCGAAGCAGCTGTAGGAGCAGAGGAAACGGCCTGAGGTTTAGCCGCCGCAACCGCTGAAGCCGGAACTGGCTTAGCCGAAACCGGGGCCGTGGCAGGTTGAGCCTTCGGCGCGGGAGCAGCCATTGAAGCCGAAGCAGCAGCCGCAACCGAAGCAGGCACCGCAGCCGGTGTCGCCACCGCAGTAGCGGCGCTGGGCGCTGGTTTGACAGTACCCAGGAAGCCGGCAGTCTGGAGCCGGTCGGCGGCGGCTTTGAGGGCGGGGTTTTTAGCGGCGCGGGCAGTGAACCCCTTGTACTGAGGGCTGCGCAGCAGCGTATTCAGCTCCACTTGCCAGGGCTGGCGGCGCAGGCGCTGGGCCAGCTCCTGCTGCTGCTCCCGCGACAAGCTGGCCGTGTAGTGACTCAGGCGCTGGTTGAGCACCGGAATTTCTACCAGGGCCTGGTCGACGAGCTGCACGGCGCGGGCGTCATTGGGCTCGAAGTAGATAGCGCGTAACTGCTGCACGCTGCGCTGCACCAGCCCCGACATGACGCGCACGGAATCTTCGGACAGGGGCGGCGGGGTGGGAGTAGAGGTTGATTCGGTTTGTTGGGCGTGGCCCGGCTGGGCCCACAGCAGCCCCAAAGCCAGGGCCACCACTGGTGCAGATAAAGAAATCCTCATAGAAAGATGGAAGGCCGAACAAATTCAGCGAGACGTGAAGAAAGCTAGTTTTTGGGTTTGATAAGCAGAATTTCGCCGGGCTTCACGCTGAAGTCGGGCTTGTTGTTCCACTCCATAATCAGCTTGATGGTGACGCCGTACTTGCGCGAAATTCCATACATGGTTTCGCCAGGCAACACAGTGTGGCGCACCGGAGCTGGCGCGGCCGGAGCCGAAGCTACTTCAGAACTCTCAACCTCGGGAGCCGGAACCGGCGTAGCGGCTGGCTTGGTGGGAGTTGGTGTAGGAACGGAAGCGGGAGAAGCCGTTGCTACAGGAGCCGACGTAGCCACAGCCGGTGCCGGGGGCACAACACGCAGCACCTGGCCAATGCGCAAGCTGGGAACGGGCGGCAGCTTGTTCCAGGCAATCAAGTCGGCCGGGCGCAGGCCAAAGCGCCGGGCTACCGAGTACAGATTTTCCTTGGGCTCTACCGTGTGCAGACCTGAGGCCGGTGCGGGCTCTACCGCAGCCGTAGTCGATGCCGTAGAAGCTGCCGCGCCCCGTGGCGTAGCGGCTACCGCCGGAACAGGTGCAGGGGTAGCCGCCACGGTGGGAGCTGGCGCAGCCGGGGCTGCCGGGGCAGGTGCCGGCTGCGCAGGAGCAGAAGCGGCTTGGGCTGGTGCTGTCGGGGCTGATACTGTCGGGGTCGGGCGGGATGCCTCACTATCTGTCTCCTCCGAGGCTAGGTCTTCTTCGCGCGGCTCATCGGCTACGGGGGCCGGGGCGGGCAGCGGCTTGCGGGGCGCTGGGGCCGGCACGCTGGGCTCCGGGCGTGGGGCCGTAGCGGAAACGGCGGCCGGCGCCGGGGGCAGCTCGTTCAGGTTTTCGGTGTGGGCATCGGTGGCGCTGTCGGGCTGCACGACGGAAGTAACCGGCGCCGCGGGAGCCGCCGGACGCGGGGCAGCTGGCGCCGGCCGGGTAGCGGGAGCCGGCGGCGCGGCGGGAACTTCATCTTCTGTAGCATCCTCCGGGCTCTGCGTGGTGGCGAGTGAGCCTTGGTCGGGCTGGGGCTCGGCGGGACGGGGCTTGGGCGGGGCTGTTACCGGCCGCTCAAACGCAGCCAGCGCCGCGTCGTTGGTGGCATTGGCGTACTCGACGGCTACGGTTTTGGGGCGGGTGTGCTGCATCCAGAGCACCCGGCCCGGCCGCAGCTCTTCGTTGCGGGCCATGCGGTTTTTGGCCCAAATAGCCTTGGCCCGCACCCCGTACTTCTGCGACACAATGGCTACGGTTTCGCCGGGGCGGGCCACGTGGTACTCTACGGCGGCTTTGTCGCGCTTTTTCTGCACAAAATAGGGCTGGCCTACCACGATGTTGTCGAAGGCCAGCAGGTCGTTGTACTGCATGAACTTGCGCAGCTTCAGACCCGCCCGCCGGGCCAGGCTTTCCTTGGTGTCGCCGGGCAGGGCCACCAGGGCGCGCAGGCCGTTTACGCGCACGAAGTCGGCGCTTTCGGGGTCGGGGGCGGGCTGGTTGAGTAGCTGGCCGGCCGTGGCGCTCTTTTGCTGGGCCGCCAAGGCCGTGGTTTGCAGCGGGTCGGTGATGGGCACCAGCATGGTGTACACCTTGTCGGTAGGCACGGCGGGGGCCAGCAGCCAGCGGTTATGGCGGGCCAGCTGCTCGGGGCTCTGTTGCAGAGCCGGAGCCAGCACGGCCAGCGGCTGCCCGGCCGGGGCCGGAAACTCCTGTAGCTGTAAAGGTGGCCGCGGGTTCAGCCCCACCGCCGACTCATACGCCACCTTGTGCGCCAGGAACGTCAGCACGTAGGGGTGGGTCCGCTCACTGATTTCCACCTCCGTGGCGCCGGCATCGGTGGGCAGGGTGTAGGGCTTGGTGCCGGTGAGGCCCAGGTTGTAGCTGAGCAGAGAATTAGCCCAGTTGCGGAAAACCTTGTTGCTGCGCAGCAGGTACTGGGCGGCGGCTTTCGAGGAGGCCACGATGTGCTTCCGCTCATCCACCGCGTCGTTCATCGTCAGTCCAAAGTCCTGAGCCGACTCCCGCTTAAACTGCCAGTAACCCACGGCGTCGTGAATGCTCTGGGCGTCGCCCTGCAAGCCGCTTTCCTGGAGGGCCAGAAAGTGAAAGTCGGCGGGCACGCCTTCCTGCTGGAGCACCCGGTCAATCAGCGGAAAATAGGCATCGGCCAGCACCACGCGGGCCTGAAACGAGGCCGGGTGGCGACGCAGAGCATCCACTTTCTGTTGCACGGCCTGGCGGCCGCCGTCGGTCAGGCGCAGCCGCAGCCCACCCAGGCTCAGCTCGGCGGGCACGGGCTGGGTTTGGCCCACCGCCAGCAGCGGCAGCAGGCCCAGAAATAAGAAAATCAGCTTTTTCATCAGCAAAGAAGCCCGCCCGCGCCCCGAATCCGCATTCGGCTCGGCAGTGGCTGGCTTACAAAGTAGAAGAAAAAACGCTGAAGAAAGCTGCAAGCCGTAAGCCTCAAGCGGCAAACTGCTGTTCTGAACAGGGTATTATACAGTCAACTTCTATAGCCGTTCTCAGGTCAGTGTATGCAGACCCCACTCCGGTAGGGTAGGGTGCAACAAGCGGCGGCTACATCCTCTTACTGGAGAGCCGCTTGCAGCTCACACACCTACATCCCACCTCCCGGCCGCCCCGGCCCGAAGCCGCCGGGGCCGCCCGGCCCACCGGGGCCGAACCCACCGGGCCGCGGGGCGTCGTCGGTGGGCGCGGGGGCGGCCGAGCTGCGGATGTTATAGGTGAACATCAGCATGAGGTAGCGCTGCAAAATGTTGGTGCGCACGTCCTCGGTGTAGGCGGCCGTCACATTGCGCTGAATGCTATTGTTCTGGCCCAGAATGTCGAAGGCGTACAGGCGAATTTCACCCTGCTGCTTGGCAAACACCTTCTGGCCCAAACTGGCATTCCAGAGCACAAAGTTCTGGTTGAAGCCCGCCGACAGGCCCCGGTTCAGCTGGTGGGTTACGTCGGTTTGCACCGTCAGGCCCTTCACCAGAATCCAGCTCAGGCGCAGGCTGGTGTTCTGGCGGAAAAACTCCTGGTTGGCCCGCGTCTGCACGGTGTTGCGCACGTAGGTCTGGGCCGAGTTCGACGACAGGGTGAAGTCCAGCTTCTCGCTGATGTTGCTGCTCAGTACCACGCCCAGGCTCAGGGAGGGCGTGCGGTTGTAGTTCAGCGCATTGTTCACCAGGCCCGGCGTCTGCGAGTAAGTGGCCCCGGCGTTCAGGTTGAGGTTGGACTTCACCACCTTTAGCGGGAAGCTGTAGTTGAGGAAGGAGCGGAGCGTGTACTGCTGGTTCAGGTTGACGGGCCGCGTAATCTGGCCCCCGGCTGGCACCGTCACGCCCCCAATGACGGTGGGCTCCACTACCAGGCGGGTGCTGTTGGTGATAAAGTTGTCGGTGTAGGAGCCGGCCAGCAAGGCAAAAAACGAGGTGGACTTCTCGGGCTGGGCCGCGGCGTAGCGCACAAACAGGTTGTGCTGGAATTCCTGCTCCAGGTTGGGGTTGCCGGTGGTCAGCTGTAGCGGGTTGGCATTGTTCACCACTTCTTGCAGCTGGCTGATGCTGGGCGCGTTGGTGCGCATCCGGTAAAACGCCCGCAGGTTCTGCTGCTTCGTGAAGTTGTAGCGCAGCATGGCATTGGGCAGCACGTTCAGGAAAGTGCGCTCCGTGGCCAGGGGGCGCGGGAAAGTCTGGTCGTTGTCGAGGCGGGCGTGCTGCACGCTGGCCCCCACCATCCACTGCAGCTGCTGGTCGTTGTAGCGGTAGGTCAGGCCGCCGGCATTGGTCAGGTAGTAGCTCTCGAACACGTTGCTGAGCGTGTCGTTGAGGCGGGAATAGGTTTGGGAGCCTGGCTCAAAGTCGAAGGTGCGGCGGTCGGAGGTGTTGGGCGTGTAGCCGAGGTTGTACTCCAGCTGCAGCTGGCTTTTCGGGCTCAGGGGCTCGGTGTAGGTGGCGTTGCCCTGCCAGGCCCAGCCCCGCTGGCGCAGGCGCGAGTTCTGGTTGAGCACGTCGGTGAAGGCCAACGAGTCGGGTTCCAGCACCGCCGTTTCCGACAGCAGGTAGTTGCTGCCTTTGCGGCGGTTGTAGGTGGTATTCAGCCCCAGCGAAAACGTGCGGCCCCGCGTCAGGAAGCGGTGGCGGTACAGCAGCTGGTTGGCGGCCGTGATGCCCGTGAGCGAGGAGCGGTAGTCGCTCTGGTTGGTGCCCTCGGTGGTGCTGGGCTCACCGCTGAGCGGGGTACGGAAGGTGCTGCCCAGCAGGTCGCTGGCGGCCGTGTTGCGCTGCACCGACAGGCTGGGCCGCCACACCAGAGAGTTCAGCGAGTCGAACTTGTGCTCCACGCGCAGGGAGGCGCGGTTGTTTATGTTGCGGCTCAGGGTCAGGGAGTTTTCGCCGTAGCGCAGCTCGTCGGTGCCGCTCCGGCGCAGGTTAAACAGGCGGGCAATTTCCGAGCGGGTGGTGTTGTCGCTCAGGTTGAAGAAGTAGCTGCCCTGCACGTCGGTTTTCGTCCCGAAGGTATTGGTGTAGTTCAAGCCCGCGGCGTGAGTGCGCGAAATACCGCCCTGGGGCTGTACCAGAAAGTCGGACGCGCCACCCTGGCCTTGCCCGCCGGGCCGGCCTCCTTGGGC
This region of Hymenobacter sp. YIM 151500-1 genomic DNA includes:
- a CDS encoding LysM peptidoglycan-binding domain-containing protein, coding for MKKLIFLFLGLLPLLAVGQTQPVPAELSLGGLRLRLTDGGRQAVQQKVDALRRHPASFQARVVLADAYFPLIDRVLQQEGVPADFHFLALQESGLQGDAQSIHDAVGYWQFKRESAQDFGLTMNDAVDERKHIVASSKAAAQYLLRSNKVFRNWANSLLSYNLGLTGTKPYTLPTDAGATEVEISERTHPYVLTFLAHKVAYESAVGLNPRPPLQLQEFPAPAGQPLAVLAPALQQSPEQLARHNRWLLAPAVPTDKVYTMLVPITDPLQTTALAAQQKSATAGQLLNQPAPDPESADFVRVNGLRALVALPGDTKESLARRAGLKLRKFMQYNDLLAFDNIVVGQPYFVQKKRDKAAVEYHVARPGETVAIVSQKYGVRAKAIWAKNRMARNEELRPGRVLWMQHTRPKTVAVEYANATNDAALAAFERPVTAPPKPRPAEPQPDQGSLATTQSPEDATEDEVPAAPPAPATRPAPAAPRPAAPAAPVTSVVQPDSATDAHTENLNELPPAPAAVSATAPRPEPSVPAPAPRKPLPAPAPVADEPREEDLASEETDSEASRPTPTVSAPTAPAQAASAPAQPAPAPAAPAAPAPTVAATPAPVPAVAATPRGAAASTASTTAAVEPAPASGLHTVEPKENLYSVARRFGLRPADLIAWNKLPPVPSLRIGQVLRVVPPAPAVATSAPVATASPASVPTPTPTKPAATPVPAPEVESSEVASAPAAPAPVRHTVLPGETMYGISRKYGVTIKLIMEWNNKPDFSVKPGEILLIKPKN
- a CDS encoding TonB-dependent receptor — encoded protein: MYRRLLCLFLFFWLITTSVAQAQTTISGRVLDAKDQSALIGANVLLVQLPDSTRRGAAVEADGSFTISGVPAGRHLLTVSFLGYQSLRRPVQVGAEPVQLGSLTLQSGSGVALKGVEVVGRAAAAVQKGDTAQFDSRAFKTNPDANAQDLITKMPGVTVDPSTGRVQAQGEQVRRVLVDGKEFFGNDPDAVLRNLPAEAIDKIQVYDRASDQAQFTGFDDGNQQKTINIVTRPQFRNGRFGRVVAGYGPQDDRYRVNGNINSFKGKERISVLAQSNNVNEQNFGTEDLLGVVGASRQGQGGGRQGGGGAQGGRPGGQGQGGASDFLVQPQGGISRTHAAGLNYTNTFGTKTDVQGSYFFNLSDNTTRSEIARLFNLRRSGTDELRYGENSLTLSRNINNRASLRVEHKFDSLNSLVWRPSLSVQRNTAASDLLGSTFRTPLSGEPSTTEGTNQSDYRSSLTGITAANQLLYRHRFLTRGRTFSLGLNTTYNRRKGSNYLLSETAVLEPDSLAFTDVLNQNSRLRQRGWAWQGNATYTEPLSPKSQLQLEYNLGYTPNTSDRRTFDFEPGSQTYSRLNDTLSNVFESYYLTNAGGLTYRYNDQQLQWMVGASVQHARLDNDQTFPRPLATERTFLNVLPNAMLRYNFTKQQNLRAFYRMRTNAPSISQLQEVVNNANPLQLTTGNPNLEQEFQHNLFVRYAAAQPEKSTSFFALLAGSYTDNFITNSTRLVVEPTVIGGVTVPAGGQITRPVNLNQQYTLRSFLNYSFPLKVVKSNLNLNAGATYSQTPGLVNNALNYNRTPSLSLGVVLSSNISEKLDFTLSSNSAQTYVRNTVQTRANQEFFRQNTSLRLSWILVKGLTVQTDVTHQLNRGLSAGFNQNFVLWNASLGQKVFAKQQGEIRLYAFDILGQNNSIQRNVTAAYTEDVRTNILQRYLMLMFTYNIRSSAAPAPTDDAPRPGGFGPGGPGGPGGFGPGRPGGGM